A window of the Streptomyces albireticuli genome harbors these coding sequences:
- the tsf gene encoding translation elongation factor Ts yields MANFTAADVKKLRELTGAGMMDCKKALDEAAGDLEKAVEIVRVKGLKGVAKRESRTTENGAVVTSIADDNTSGVIVELKCETDFVAKGDKFITVADALAAHIAKSAPADLEALMASEIEAGKTVQAFVDEANATLGEKIVVDRFAQFADGKVYSYMHRTAADLPPQVGVLVELDKENAEVAKDVAQHIAAFAPKFLTRDAIPADVVENERRVAEATAREEGKPEAALPKIVEGRVTGFFKEQVLLDQPFAKDNKKTVQKILDEAGVALKRFARIRVGA; encoded by the coding sequence ATGGCGAACTTCACCGCCGCTGACGTCAAGAAGCTCCGTGAGCTCACCGGCGCCGGCATGATGGACTGCAAGAAGGCGCTGGACGAGGCTGCCGGCGACCTGGAGAAGGCCGTCGAGATCGTCCGCGTCAAGGGTCTGAAGGGTGTGGCCAAGCGCGAGAGCCGCACCACCGAGAACGGCGCCGTCGTCACCTCCATCGCCGACGACAACACCTCCGGTGTCATCGTCGAGCTGAAGTGCGAGACGGACTTCGTCGCCAAGGGTGACAAGTTCATCACCGTCGCCGACGCTCTGGCCGCCCACATCGCCAAGAGCGCCCCGGCCGACCTCGAGGCGCTCATGGCGTCCGAGATCGAGGCCGGCAAGACCGTCCAGGCGTTCGTGGACGAGGCCAACGCCACCCTCGGCGAGAAGATCGTCGTGGACCGCTTCGCGCAGTTCGCCGACGGCAAGGTCTACTCCTACATGCACCGCACCGCCGCGGACCTGCCCCCGCAGGTCGGCGTGCTGGTCGAGCTGGACAAGGAGAACGCCGAGGTCGCCAAGGACGTCGCGCAGCACATCGCCGCCTTCGCGCCGAAGTTCCTGACCCGTGACGCCATCCCGGCCGACGTCGTCGAGAACGAGCGCCGCGTCGCCGAGGCCACCGCTCGCGAGGAGGGCAAGCCCGAGGCCGCCCTGCCGAAGATCGTCGAGGGTCGCGTCACCGGCTTCTTCAAGGAGCAGGTCCTGCTGGACCAGCCCTTCGCGAAGGACAACAAGAAGACCGTCCAGAAGATTCTGGACGAGGCCGGTGTCGCGCTGAAGCGCTTCGCGCGCATCCGCGTCGGCGCCTGA
- the whiG gene encoding RNA polymerase sigma factor WhiG: protein MPQHTSGSDRAAAPPAARGPVRPPAPSTLDELWRSYKASGDERLREQLILHYSPLVKYVAGRVSVGLPPNVEQADFVSSGVFGLIDAIEKFDPTREIKFETYAITRIRGAMIDELRALDWIPRSVRQKARAVERAYATLEAALRRTPSETEVAAEMGIAVEELHAVFSQLSLANVVALEDLLHVGVDGGERLSLMDTLEDTAADDPVEVAEDRELRRLLARAINTLPEREKTVVTLYYYEGLTLAEIGHVLGVTESRVSQIHTKSVLQLRAKLADIGR from the coding sequence ATGCCCCAGCACACCTCCGGGTCCGATCGCGCGGCGGCGCCACCCGCGGCGCGCGGCCCCGTGCGCCCTCCCGCTCCCTCGACCCTCGATGAGCTGTGGCGGTCGTACAAGGCTTCGGGCGACGAGCGGCTGCGGGAGCAGCTGATCCTCCACTACTCGCCCCTCGTGAAGTACGTGGCGGGCCGGGTCAGCGTCGGCCTGCCGCCCAATGTCGAGCAGGCGGACTTCGTGTCCTCCGGGGTCTTCGGACTCATCGACGCCATCGAGAAGTTCGACCCCACGCGGGAGATCAAGTTCGAGACCTACGCCATCACCCGCATCCGCGGGGCGATGATCGACGAGCTGCGGGCGCTGGACTGGATCCCGCGCTCGGTCCGCCAGAAGGCCCGGGCCGTCGAGCGCGCGTACGCCACCCTGGAGGCGGCGCTGCGGCGCACGCCCTCCGAGACCGAGGTGGCGGCCGAGATGGGCATCGCCGTCGAGGAACTGCACGCGGTCTTCAGCCAGTTGTCGCTGGCCAACGTGGTGGCGCTGGAGGACCTGCTGCACGTCGGCGTGGACGGCGGCGAGCGGCTGAGCCTGATGGACACCCTGGAGGACACCGCCGCGGACGACCCGGTGGAGGTCGCCGAGGACCGCGAGCTGCGCAGGCTGCTGGCCCGCGCCATCAACACCCTCCCCGAGCGGGAGAAGACCGTGGTCACCCTCTACTACTACGAGGGCCTCACGCTCGCCGAGATCGGCCATGTGCTCGGCGTCACGGAGAGCCGGGTCAGCCAGATCCACACCAAGTCCGTGCTTCAGCTGAGGGCGAAGCTCGCGGACATCGGGCGCTGA
- the frr gene encoding ribosome recycling factor, producing MIEEILLEAEEKMEKAVVVAKEDFAAIRTGRAHPAMFNKIVADYYGALTPINQLASFSVPEPRMAVVTPFDKTALRNIEQAIRDSDLGVNPSNDGNIIRVTFPELTEQRRRDYVKVAKTKAEDAKVSIRSIRRKAKDALDKLVKDKESGEDEVRRAEKELDDTTAKYVAQVDELLKHKEAELLEV from the coding sequence GTGATCGAAGAGATCCTCCTCGAGGCCGAGGAGAAGATGGAGAAGGCCGTTGTGGTCGCCAAGGAGGACTTCGCGGCGATCCGCACCGGGCGTGCGCACCCGGCGATGTTCAACAAGATCGTGGCGGACTACTACGGTGCGCTGACGCCGATCAACCAGCTGGCGTCCTTCTCGGTGCCGGAGCCGCGCATGGCCGTGGTGACGCCGTTCGACAAGACCGCGCTGCGCAACATCGAGCAGGCGATCCGTGACTCGGACCTCGGCGTCAACCCGAGCAACGACGGCAACATCATCCGGGTGACGTTCCCGGAGCTGACCGAGCAGCGCCGCAGGGACTACGTCAAGGTCGCCAAGACCAAGGCCGAGGACGCCAAGGTCTCGATCCGCTCCATCCGCCGCAAGGCCAAGGACGCCCTGGACAAGCTGGTCAAGGACAAGGAGTCCGGCGAGGACGAGGTGCGCCGCGCGGAGAAGGAGCTCGACGACACCACCGCGAAGTACGTCGCGCAGGTGGACGAGCTGCTCAAGCACAAGGAAGCCGAGCTCCTCGAGGTCTGA
- a CDS encoding TetR/AcrR family transcriptional regulator, whose translation MQRDALLDAARSLLSEGGTEALTFPALAERTGLARSSVYEYFRSRAAVVEELCAVDFPVWAAEVEAAMEREDTPEAKIEAYVRRQLALVGDRRHRAVVAISAGELDAGAREKIRAAHGGLIAMVVEALVGVGHDQPRLAAMLLQGVVDAAVRRIELGAAEEPDRITEAAVAMALRGVRG comes from the coding sequence ATGCAGCGCGACGCCCTGCTGGACGCTGCCCGCTCCCTGCTGTCCGAAGGCGGTACGGAGGCGTTGACCTTCCCCGCGCTGGCCGAGCGCACCGGCCTGGCCCGGTCCTCGGTCTATGAGTACTTCCGCTCGCGCGCGGCCGTGGTCGAGGAGCTGTGCGCCGTCGACTTCCCCGTCTGGGCGGCGGAGGTCGAGGCTGCCATGGAGCGGGAGGACACGCCCGAGGCGAAGATCGAGGCGTATGTGCGACGGCAGCTCGCGCTCGTCGGCGACCGCCGGCACCGGGCCGTGGTCGCCATCTCCGCCGGCGAGCTCGACGCGGGCGCCCGCGAGAAGATCCGCGCCGCCCACGGCGGTCTGATCGCCATGGTCGTCGAGGCCCTCGTCGGCGTCGGTCACGACCAGCCCCGGCTGGCGGCCATGCTCCTCCAGGGCGTCGTGGACGCCGCCGTCCGCCGTATCGAGCTCGGCGCGGCCGAGGAACCGGACCGGATCACCGAGGCGGCCGTCGCCATGGCCCTGCGCGGGGTCCGCGGCTGA
- a CDS encoding ABC transporter permease: MVVPLAFFGVFFAYPVTAIVLRGLKDGGRWHFGRVGEVLADPAIGHVLWFTTWQAAASTALTLALALPGAYVFARFEFPGKRLLRAVVTVPFVLPTVVVGSAFLALLGRGGLLDELWGVRLDTTVWAILLAHVFFNYAVVVRTVGGLWAQLDPRQEEAARVLGAGRVAAWRRVTLPALAPAVAAASLMVFLFTFTSFGAVQILGGPRYATLEVEIYQQTAQLLDLPTAAVLTLVQFVAVAVLLGVHAWTVRRRESALKLVDAAHTARRPRGAAQWTLLGGVLTVIALLVLVPLAVLVLRSFDGPDGYGLAFYRALASAGGSGGTFTVAPLEAIGNSLTYALAATGIALVVGGLAAAALTRRAGRLVRGFDALLMLPLGTSAVTVGFGFLITLDEPPLDLRASWILVPLAQALVGVPFVVRTMLPVLRAVDARLREAAAVLGASPLRAWREVDLPLVGRALAVAAGFAFAVSLGEFGATVFIARPDSPTLPVAVSRLLGRAGELNYGQAMALSTILMLVCAAALLVLERIRTDRSGEF, translated from the coding sequence ATGGTCGTGCCGCTCGCCTTCTTCGGGGTCTTCTTCGCCTATCCCGTCACCGCCATCGTCCTCCGCGGTCTCAAGGACGGCGGCCGGTGGCACTTCGGGCGCGTGGGCGAGGTGCTCGCCGACCCGGCGATCGGCCACGTCCTGTGGTTCACCACCTGGCAGGCGGCCGCCTCCACGGCCCTGACGCTCGCCCTCGCCCTTCCCGGCGCGTACGTCTTCGCGCGCTTCGAATTCCCCGGGAAGCGGCTGCTGCGGGCGGTGGTGACCGTCCCCTTCGTGCTGCCCACCGTCGTCGTGGGATCGGCCTTCCTGGCACTCCTCGGCCGGGGCGGGCTGCTGGACGAGCTCTGGGGCGTCCGGCTGGACACCACCGTCTGGGCGATCCTGCTCGCGCACGTGTTCTTCAACTACGCCGTGGTCGTCCGGACCGTCGGCGGCCTCTGGGCACAGCTCGACCCACGCCAGGAGGAAGCCGCCCGGGTGCTGGGCGCGGGGCGGGTCGCCGCCTGGCGGCGGGTCACCCTGCCGGCCCTCGCGCCGGCCGTGGCCGCCGCGTCCCTCATGGTCTTCCTCTTCACCTTCACCTCCTTCGGCGCCGTCCAGATCCTCGGCGGCCCCCGCTACGCCACCCTGGAAGTGGAGATCTACCAGCAGACCGCCCAACTGCTGGACCTGCCGACGGCCGCGGTGCTCACGCTCGTGCAGTTCGTCGCGGTCGCCGTGCTGCTGGGGGTGCACGCCTGGACCGTGCGCCGCCGCGAGTCCGCCCTGAAGCTGGTCGACGCCGCGCACACCGCGCGCCGCCCGCGCGGTGCCGCCCAGTGGACGCTGCTGGGCGGCGTGCTCACGGTGATCGCCCTGCTGGTCCTGGTGCCGCTGGCCGTGCTCGTCCTGCGCTCCTTCGACGGGCCCGACGGCTACGGCCTGGCCTTCTACCGCGCCCTGGCCTCCGCCGGGGGCAGCGGTGGCACGTTCACCGTCGCCCCACTGGAGGCCATCGGAAACTCCCTGACGTACGCGCTGGCCGCCACCGGGATCGCCCTGGTCGTCGGCGGGCTGGCCGCCGCCGCGCTGACCCGGCGCGCGGGCCGCCTCGTCCGGGGCTTCGACGCGCTCCTGATGCTGCCGCTCGGCACCTCCGCCGTGACCGTCGGCTTCGGCTTCCTGATCACCTTGGACGAGCCGCCGCTGGACCTGCGCGCGTCCTGGATCCTGGTGCCGCTGGCGCAGGCGCTGGTGGGCGTGCCCTTCGTCGTCCGGACCATGCTGCCCGTGCTGCGCGCCGTGGACGCCCGGCTGCGCGAGGCCGCCGCGGTGCTCGGCGCGTCCCCGCTGCGCGCGTGGCGCGAGGTGGACCTGCCGCTCGTCGGCCGGGCCCTGGCGGTCGCCGCGGGCTTCGCCTTCGCGGTGTCCCTGGGGGAGTTCGGCGCGACCGTGTTCATCGCCCGCCCCGACAGCCCGACCCTGCCGGTGGCCGTGTCCCGGCTGCTGGGCCGCGCCGGTGAGCTCAATTACGGGCAGGCCATGGCCCTCAGCACGATTCTGATGCTGGTGTGCGCGGCGGCGCTGCTGGTTCTGGAGCGCATCCGCACCGACCGTTCGGGAGAGTTCTGA
- the pyrH gene encoding UMP kinase, protein MNQGADARQTADDKSDDHGKRRRFMLKLSGEAFAGGGGLGVDPDVVHAIAREIAAVVRDGYEIAVVIGGGNFFRGAELQQRGMDRARSDYMGMLGTVMNCLALQDFLVKEGIETRVQTGITMGQVAEPFIPLRAVRHLEKGRVVIFGAGMGMPYFSTDTTAAQRALEIHAEAILMGKNGVDGVYDSDPKKNPDAVKFDALEYGEVLSRGLKVADATAISLCMDNKLPILVFELLAEGNIARAVKGEKIGTLVSDESTRA, encoded by the coding sequence ATGAATCAGGGTGCGGACGCCCGGCAGACCGCCGACGACAAGAGCGACGACCACGGCAAACGCCGCCGGTTTATGCTGAAACTGTCCGGCGAGGCATTCGCCGGCGGCGGGGGCCTCGGTGTCGACCCCGATGTCGTGCACGCGATCGCCCGCGAGATCGCGGCGGTCGTCCGCGACGGGTACGAGATCGCCGTCGTGATCGGCGGCGGCAACTTCTTCCGCGGCGCCGAGCTCCAGCAGCGCGGCATGGACCGGGCCCGGTCGGACTACATGGGCATGCTCGGCACCGTCATGAACTGCCTCGCCCTCCAGGACTTCCTGGTCAAGGAAGGCATCGAGACGCGGGTGCAGACCGGCATCACCATGGGCCAGGTCGCCGAGCCGTTCATCCCGCTGCGCGCGGTACGCCACCTGGAGAAGGGCCGCGTCGTCATCTTCGGCGCGGGCATGGGCATGCCCTACTTCTCCACCGACACCACCGCCGCCCAGCGCGCCCTGGAGATCCACGCCGAGGCGATCCTGATGGGCAAGAACGGCGTCGACGGGGTCTACGACTCCGACCCGAAGAAGAACCCCGACGCGGTGAAGTTCGACGCCCTCGAGTACGGCGAGGTGCTCTCCCGCGGCCTCAAGGTCGCCGACGCCACCGCCATCTCCCTGTGCATGGACAACAAGCTCCCGATCCTGGTCTTCGAGCTGCTGGCCGAGGGCAACATCGCCCGCGCGGTCAAGGGTGAGAAGATCGGCACGCTCGTGAGCGACGAGAGCACGCGGGCCTGA
- the rlmN gene encoding 23S rRNA (adenine(2503)-C(2))-methyltransferase RlmN, with the protein MPAPGELTFVAPRGAKKPPRHLADLSPAERREAVAAIGEKPFRAKQLSQHYFARYAHDPAAWTDIPAAAREKLAAELLPELMSVVRHISCDDDTTRKTLWRLHDGKLVESVLMRYPDRVTMCISSQAGCGMNCPFCATGQAGLDRNLSTAEIVHQIVDGMRALRDGEVPGGPARLSNIVFMGMGEPLANYKRVVGAIRRLTDPEPDGLGLSQRGITVSTVGLVPAMHRFADEGFKCRLAVSLHAPDDDLRDTLVPVNTRWKVREVLDAAWEYAEKSGRRISIEYALIRDINDQAWRGDLLGRLLKGKRVHVNLIPLNPTPGSKWTASRPEDERAFVEAIAAHGVPVTVRDTRGQEIDGACGQLAATER; encoded by the coding sequence ATGCCTGCACCTGGAGAACTCACCTTTGTCGCGCCGCGCGGGGCCAAGAAGCCCCCGCGGCACCTTGCCGATCTTTCGCCCGCCGAGCGCCGTGAGGCGGTCGCCGCGATCGGCGAGAAGCCGTTCCGCGCCAAGCAGCTGTCGCAGCACTATTTCGCGCGGTACGCGCACGACCCGGCGGCATGGACGGACATCCCGGCGGCGGCCCGCGAGAAGCTCGCGGCCGAGCTGCTGCCGGAGCTGATGAGCGTCGTCCGGCACATCTCGTGCGACGACGACACCACCCGTAAGACCCTCTGGCGGCTGCACGACGGCAAGCTGGTGGAGTCCGTGCTCATGCGCTACCCCGACCGGGTCACCATGTGCATCAGCTCCCAGGCCGGCTGCGGTATGAACTGCCCGTTCTGCGCCACCGGCCAGGCGGGCCTGGACCGCAATCTGTCGACCGCCGAGATCGTCCACCAGATCGTGGACGGCATGCGCGCGCTGCGCGACGGCGAGGTCCCGGGCGGCCCCGCCCGGCTGTCCAACATCGTCTTCATGGGCATGGGCGAGCCCCTCGCGAACTACAAGCGGGTCGTCGGCGCCATCCGCCGCCTCACCGACCCCGAGCCGGACGGCCTCGGCCTCTCCCAGCGCGGCATCACGGTCTCCACCGTCGGCCTGGTCCCGGCGATGCACCGCTTCGCCGACGAGGGCTTCAAGTGCCGCCTCGCCGTCTCGCTGCACGCGCCGGACGACGACCTGCGCGACACCCTGGTCCCCGTGAACACCCGCTGGAAGGTCCGCGAGGTCCTCGACGCCGCGTGGGAGTACGCCGAGAAGTCCGGCCGCCGGATCTCCATCGAGTACGCCCTGATCCGCGACATCAACGACCAGGCCTGGCGTGGTGACCTCCTCGGCCGGCTCCTCAAGGGCAAGCGGGTGCACGTCAACCTCATCCCGCTGAACCCGACCCCGGGCTCCAAGTGGACGGCCTCCCGCCCGGAGGACGAGCGGGCCTTCGTCGAGGCGATCGCCGCCCACGGCGTGCCGGTGACCGTCCGGGACACCCGCGGCCAGGAGATCGACGGCGCCTGCGGGCAGCTGGCTGCCACCGAGCGCTGA
- the rpsB gene encoding 30S ribosomal protein S2, with protein sequence MAVVTMRELLESGVHFGHQTRRWNPKMKRFIFTERNGIYIIDLLQSLSYIDRAYEFVKETVAHGGSIMFVGTKKQAQEAIAEQATRVGMPYVNQRWLGGMLTNFSTVYKRLQRLKELELIDFEDVAASGLTKKELLVLSREKSKLEKTLGGIREMQKVPSAVWIVDTKKEHIAVGEARKLRIPVVAILDTNCDPDEVDYKIPGNDDAIRSVTLLTRVIADAVAEGLIARSGAATGDAKADKAAGEPLAEWERDLLEGEKKADDEAEKPAEAPAEAPAADAEQA encoded by the coding sequence ATGGCCGTCGTCACGATGCGGGAGCTGCTGGAGAGCGGCGTCCACTTCGGTCACCAGACCCGTCGTTGGAACCCGAAGATGAAGCGTTTCATCTTCACGGAGCGCAACGGCATCTACATCATCGACCTGCTCCAGTCGCTGTCGTACATCGACCGCGCCTACGAGTTCGTCAAGGAGACCGTCGCGCACGGTGGCTCCATCATGTTCGTCGGTACGAAGAAGCAGGCCCAGGAGGCCATCGCCGAGCAGGCGACGCGCGTCGGCATGCCCTACGTCAACCAGCGCTGGCTGGGCGGCATGCTCACCAACTTCTCGACCGTCTACAAGCGCCTCCAGCGCCTCAAGGAGCTCGAGCTCATCGACTTCGAGGATGTGGCCGCCTCCGGCCTCACCAAGAAGGAGCTGCTCGTCCTCTCCCGTGAGAAGAGCAAGCTGGAGAAGACCCTCGGCGGTATCCGCGAGATGCAGAAGGTGCCCAGCGCCGTCTGGATCGTGGACACCAAGAAGGAGCACATCGCCGTCGGTGAGGCGCGCAAGCTGCGCATCCCGGTCGTCGCGATCCTCGACACCAACTGCGACCCCGACGAGGTCGACTACAAGATCCCGGGCAACGACGACGCGATCCGCTCCGTCACCCTGCTGACCCGCGTGATCGCCGACGCCGTCGCCGAGGGCCTCATCGCCCGTTCCGGTGCCGCCACCGGTGACGCCAAGGCCGACAAGGCCGCCGGCGAGCCGCTCGCCGAGTGGGAGCGCGACCTGCTCGAGGGCGAGAAGAAGGCCGACGACGAGGCCGAGAAGCCCGCCGAGGCCCCGGCCGAGGCTCCGGCGGCCGACGCCGAGCAGGCCTGA
- the dprA gene encoding DNA-processing protein DprA, giving the protein MCPSRRGCADDRPGRARGPGCRAGRGGVVTAPAPDRLARAALTRLTEPGDERVGRWLREMGAEALARGLTGAGPAPPGAGEERLAGCRARAAALDPRGDLDAIARLGGRFLVPGDAEWPRQLDDLGDARPLGLWVRGTADLRLWALRSVAVVGARACTDYGSHVATILGAGLAERGWVVVSGAAFGVDGAAHRGALAAGGATVAVLASGVDVPYPRGHAELIDRITEQGLVLAELPPGGHPTRSRFVLRNRVIAALTRGTVVVEAQYRSGSLVTARCARRLGRHTMGVPGPVTSGLSAGVHELLREEAHLVTDADEIAELVGGMGELAPERRGPVVARDLLPPATATVLDAVPGGAGGDLARIARNAGLSRDRTLGGLYELQGLGFVERHGDHWKLAGPPSTSGTPKPLGRRPTTRRGGS; this is encoded by the coding sequence GTGTGCCCGTCGAGGCGGGGGTGCGCCGATGACCGTCCGGGGCGGGCGCGGGGACCGGGGTGCCGCGCGGGCCGAGGGGGCGTCGTGACTGCCCCCGCCCCGGACCGCCTGGCGCGGGCCGCGCTCACGCGGCTGACCGAGCCGGGGGACGAACGGGTCGGGCGGTGGCTCCGCGAGATGGGGGCCGAGGCCCTCGCCCGGGGGCTGACGGGTGCCGGGCCCGCGCCGCCGGGAGCGGGGGAGGAGCGGCTCGCGGGGTGCCGGGCGCGGGCCGCCGCTCTCGACCCCCGGGGCGACCTCGACGCCATCGCCCGGCTGGGCGGGCGCTTCCTCGTCCCCGGCGACGCCGAGTGGCCGCGACAGCTCGACGACCTCGGCGACGCCCGCCCCCTCGGCCTCTGGGTGCGGGGCACCGCCGACCTGAGGCTCTGGGCCCTGCGCTCCGTCGCCGTCGTCGGCGCCCGGGCCTGCACCGACTACGGCTCGCACGTGGCGACCATCCTCGGCGCCGGTCTCGCCGAGCGCGGCTGGGTGGTGGTCTCGGGGGCGGCGTTCGGGGTCGACGGGGCGGCGCATCGAGGAGCCCTCGCCGCCGGTGGGGCCACCGTGGCCGTGCTGGCCTCGGGCGTGGACGTGCCCTACCCACGCGGACACGCCGAGTTGATCGACCGCATCACGGAACAGGGTCTGGTGCTCGCGGAGTTGCCGCCCGGCGGCCACCCCACCCGCAGCCGCTTCGTCCTCCGCAACCGCGTCATCGCCGCCCTGACGAGGGGAACGGTGGTCGTCGAGGCCCAGTACCGCAGCGGATCGCTGGTCACGGCGCGGTGTGCCCGGCGGCTCGGCCGGCACACGATGGGCGTTCCCGGCCCGGTCACCTCGGGGCTCTCCGCGGGGGTCCATGAACTGCTGCGGGAGGAGGCCCACCTGGTGACCGACGCCGACGAGATCGCCGAGCTCGTGGGCGGCATGGGCGAGCTCGCCCCCGAGCGGCGAGGGCCCGTCGTGGCGCGTGACCTGCTGCCGCCCGCCACGGCCACCGTGCTCGACGCCGTCCCCGGGGGAGCCGGCGGCGACCTCGCCCGCATCGCCCGGAACGCCGGTCTGAGCAGGGACCGCACCCTCGGCGGCCTCTACGAACTCCAGGGTCTGGGCTTCGTCGAACGCCATGGTGATCACTGGAAGTTGGCCGGACCGCCGTCAACATCCGGCACCCCCAAGCCCCTCGGACGGCGCCCCACCACGCGGCGAGGCGGTTCTTGA
- a CDS encoding phosphatidate cytidylyltransferase, translating to MNETSWGTPQATAYWGSTDRGPSSAAPSAGPVREAGDAAQTRPMPIVPAAGGDQDDRDQGAAHLRGPLFRDEQEPDIRPQDPPPVPASPQAPKSGKKSAGRDLRAAIGVGLGLGAVILASLFIYKPVFLGVIVLAVVVGLWELTSRLAEKKAVRAPLVPLALGGAAMVIAGYVNGAEGAWVAMAFTALAVLVWRMTEPPDDYLKDVTAGIFAAFYVPFLATFVALMLAADDGAWRVLTFLILTVVSDTGAYAVGWKFGKRKLAPRISPGKTREGLVGAVVFAMVAGALCMHFLIDDGAWWQGLLLGLAVAASATLGDLGESMIKRDLGIKDMGALLPGHGGIMDRLDSLLPTAPVVWLLMVVFVGGG from the coding sequence ATGAACGAGACATCCTGGGGGACCCCGCAGGCAACCGCGTACTGGGGGTCCACCGACCGGGGGCCCTCCTCTGCGGCCCCCTCGGCGGGTCCTGTGCGCGAGGCGGGCGACGCGGCGCAGACTCGCCCCATGCCCATCGTGCCCGCCGCAGGCGGAGACCAGGACGACCGTGACCAGGGGGCCGCCCACCTTCGCGGCCCCCTGTTCCGCGATGAACAGGAGCCCGACATCCGGCCCCAGGACCCGCCCCCGGTGCCCGCTTCCCCGCAGGCCCCGAAGTCGGGGAAGAAGAGCGCCGGCCGCGATCTGCGGGCCGCGATAGGGGTGGGACTGGGCCTCGGCGCGGTCATCCTCGCCTCCCTGTTCATCTACAAGCCCGTCTTCCTCGGCGTCATCGTGCTCGCCGTGGTCGTCGGGCTGTGGGAGCTGACCTCCCGGCTCGCCGAGAAGAAGGCCGTCCGGGCCCCCCTGGTGCCGCTGGCGCTCGGTGGTGCCGCGATGGTCATCGCGGGCTATGTGAACGGCGCCGAGGGCGCGTGGGTGGCCATGGCCTTCACCGCGCTGGCCGTGCTCGTATGGCGCATGACGGAGCCGCCGGACGACTACCTCAAGGACGTCACGGCGGGCATCTTCGCGGCGTTCTACGTGCCCTTCCTCGCCACGTTCGTGGCGCTGATGCTGGCCGCGGACGACGGTGCGTGGCGGGTGCTGACCTTCCTGATCCTCACGGTGGTCAGCGACACCGGCGCGTACGCGGTGGGCTGGAAGTTCGGCAAGCGCAAGCTGGCGCCGCGCATCAGCCCCGGCAAGACCCGCGAGGGCCTGGTCGGCGCGGTGGTGTTCGCCATGGTGGCGGGCGCGCTGTGCATGCACTTCCTGATCGACGACGGGGCGTGGTGGCAGGGTCTGCTGCTCGGTCTCGCCGTCGCGGCCAGCGCCACGCTGGGCGACCTCGGTGAGTCCATGATCAAGCGGGATCTCGGGATCAAGGACATGGGCGCGCTGCTGCCCGGCCACGGCGGGATCATGGACCGGCTGGACTCCCTGCTGCCGACGGCTCCGGTCGTCTGGCTGCTGATGGTGGTCTTCGTCGGAGGTGGCTGA
- a CDS encoding thiamine ABC transporter substrate-binding protein: MNTNLRRALGAAVVAALGLPVLAACGGSGGSDGADGGKTVTLVSHDSFVVSDGVLKDFEKESGYTVKVIKSGDAGSAVNQAILSKSHPQGDVFFGVDNTLLSRALDQDLFTPYEAKGLNRVPKNLQADAARHRVTPVDTGDICVNYDRAYFADHKLAPPQTLDDLIKPEYKNLLVTENAATSSPGLAFQLATVAKYGDDGWQDYWKKLKANGVEVVSGWEQAYSERFSGSAGGKKAKGDKPLVVSYASSPPAEVMGVKPEPKEAPTGVATGTCFQQTEFAGLLKGAKNTKGGQALIDFLLSRKFQEDMPLQMFVRPANQDAALPELFTKYGVKVTDPHTLDPEKIAKNREQWVKAWSSIVLK; encoded by the coding sequence ATGAACACCAATCTCCGGCGTGCCCTCGGGGCTGCCGTCGTCGCCGCGCTCGGTCTGCCCGTGCTGGCCGCCTGCGGCGGCTCGGGCGGCTCCGACGGGGCCGACGGCGGCAAGACCGTCACCCTCGTCTCGCACGACTCCTTCGTCGTCTCGGACGGTGTCCTGAAGGACTTCGAGAAGGAGAGCGGCTACACCGTCAAGGTGATCAAGAGCGGCGACGCCGGCTCGGCCGTCAACCAGGCGATCCTGTCCAAGAGCCACCCGCAGGGCGACGTCTTCTTCGGCGTCGACAACACCCTGCTCTCCCGGGCGCTGGACCAGGACCTCTTCACGCCCTACGAGGCCAAGGGCCTCAACCGGGTGCCGAAGAACCTCCAGGCCGACGCCGCCCGGCACCGGGTCACCCCGGTCGACACCGGCGACATCTGCGTCAACTACGACCGCGCGTACTTCGCCGACCACAAGCTGGCCCCGCCGCAGACCCTCGACGACCTGATCAAGCCGGAGTACAAGAACCTCCTCGTCACCGAGAACGCCGCCACCTCCTCGCCCGGCCTCGCCTTCCAGCTCGCCACCGTCGCCAAGTACGGCGACGACGGCTGGCAGGACTACTGGAAGAAGCTCAAGGCCAACGGCGTGGAGGTCGTGAGCGGCTGGGAGCAGGCGTACAGCGAGCGCTTCTCCGGCTCGGCCGGCGGCAAGAAGGCCAAGGGCGACAAGCCGCTGGTCGTCTCCTACGCCTCCAGCCCGCCCGCCGAGGTGATGGGCGTGAAGCCGGAGCCCAAGGAGGCCCCCACCGGGGTCGCGACGGGCACCTGCTTCCAGCAGACGGAGTTCGCCGGCCTGCTCAAGGGCGCGAAGAACACCAAGGGCGGCCAGGCCCTGATCGACTTCCTGCTGAGCAGGAAGTTCCAGGAGGACATGCCCCTCCAGATGTTCGTCCGGCCCGCCAACCAGGACGCCGCGCTGCCCGAGCTGTTCACCAAGTACGGCGTGAAGGTCACGGATCCCCACACCCTCGACCCGGAGAAGATCGCCAAGAACCGCGAGCAGTGGGTCAAGGCATGGTCCTCGATCGTCCTGAAGTAG